In the Streptomyces fradiae ATCC 10745 = DSM 40063 genome, GCGCGGCGACGCCGAGGTGGAGCGGGTGCTCGCCCCGTACGGGCTCGTGCTGAAGGCGGGGGTCTGGTACCTGTGCGCCCGGTCCGGGGATGCGGTGCGGGTGTACCGCGTGGACCGGTTCACGCGGGTGGCGGCGCGCGAGGAGCGGTTCGAGCGGGACGCGGCGTTCGACCTGCCGGGGTTCTGGGAGGCGAGGGCCGCCGAGTTCGCGCGGTCGCTGCTGCGGGCGTCCGTCGTGGTCCGGCTGACGGAGGCGGGGGCGCGCGCCCTGCCGTACGTGACGGACCGGGCGGCGGCGCGGGAGGCGCTGGAGGCGGCCGGGCCGCCGGACCCGGCCGGGCGGGTGACGGTGGCCCTGCCGGTGGAGTCCGAGGACGTGGCGTTCGGGCAGCTGCTGGGCCTGGGGCCGGAGGCCGAGGTGCTGGAGCCGCCCTCGCTGCGGGAGCGGTTCGCGGGGGCGGTGGCGCGGATGGCGGAGCTGTACGGGGGGCGCGGGGCGGGGCCGGGAGCCGGCTGAACCGGGCACCCCGGCCCCGCCCCCCGTACGCCGGCACCCGGCCAGCCT is a window encoding:
- a CDS encoding helix-turn-helix transcriptional regulator produces the protein MRAARLIRMVLLLQSRPSMTAAELAAELEVSERTVLRDALALSEAGVPVYADRGRGGGYRLVGGYRTRLTGLARGEAEALFLSGVPGALREMGLQDAASAARLKVSAALLPSLRDAPESAAQRFHLDAPGWYQEPQAPPLLPAVAEAVWGDRLLDARYRRGDAEVERVLAPYGLVLKAGVWYLCARSGDAVRVYRVDRFTRVAAREERFERDAAFDLPGFWEARAAEFARSLLRASVVVRLTEAGARALPYVTDRAAAREALEAAGPPDPAGRVTVALPVESEDVAFGQLLGLGPEAEVLEPPSLRERFAGAVARMAELYGGRGAGPGAG